Proteins co-encoded in one Taeniopygia guttata chromosome 4, bTaeGut7.mat, whole genome shotgun sequence genomic window:
- the ING2 gene encoding inhibitor of growth protein 2 — protein sequence MCCWRGGMMLAGPQLVAGPAAPGGERARLLSLYVQDYLECVESLPLDIQRNASLLREMDTQCQEALKEIDDVYEKYKSENDPVQKKRLQQHLQRALINSQELGDEKIQIVTQMLELVENRARQMETHSQCFQDLSENEKPLEKAKMESCQPERSSRRPRRQRTSESRDLCHIANGIDDCDDQPPKEKRSKSSKKKKRSKAKQEREVSPVEFAIDPNEPTYCLCNQVSYGEMIGCDNEQCPIEWFHFSCVGLTYKPKGKWYCPKCRGDNEKTMDKCTDKSKKDRRSR from the exons atgTGCTGCTGGCGCGGGGGGATGATGCTGGCGGGGCCACAGCTGgtggcggggccggcggcgccgggcggggaGCGGGCCCGGCTGCTCTCGCTCTACGTGCAGGACTACCTGGAGTGCGTGGAGTCTCTGCCGCTGGACATCCAGCGCAACGCCTCGCTGCTCCGGGAGATGGACACGCAGTGCCAAG AAGCGTTAAAAGAAATAGATGATGTCTATGAGAAATACAAGTCAGAAAACGATCCTGTTCAGAAGAAACGCTTGCAGCAGCACCTTCAGCGTGCATTAATCAACAGTCAAGAACTTGGAGATGAAAAAATTCAAATAGTTACTCAGATGCTAGAACTGGTAGAGAACAGAGCCCGCCAAATGGAAACACACTCTCAGTGTTTTCAAGATCTGTCTGAGAACGAAAAGCCCCTAGAAAAGGCCAAGATGGAGTCCTGCCAGCCAGAGAGATCCTCCCGTAGACCTCGTCGCCAGCGAACAAGCGAAAGCCGTGACCTGTGCCACATAGCGAATGGTATCGATGACTGCGATGACCAGCCACCTAAAGAGAAAAGATCAAAATCTTCCAAGAAGAAAAAACGCTCCAAAGCCAAACAGGAGAGAGAGGTTTCACCTGTAGAATTTGCAATTGATCCCAATGAACCAACTTACTGCTTATGCAACCAAGTGTCTTATGGTGAAATGATAGGATGTGACAATGAACAGTGCCCTATTGAGTGGTTCCACTTTTCCTGTGTTGGACTCACGTACAAACCAAAGGGGAAATGGTATTGCCCCAAGTGCAGAGGAGACAATGAGAAAACAATGGACAAATGTACTGACAAATCAAAAAAAGATAGGAGATCGAGGTAG
- the CDKN2AIP gene encoding CDKN2A-interacting protein yields the protein MAGKAAAAAAAGEPLGRTAEEAAWAETLRGACEPEHHWRYRREFLLRNVGELPAAGSAQLQRLVSLSMVWANHVFLGCRYPPQVMERALEMAEGIQVTNAPVHTTRDELVAKVKKRGISSSNEGVEEPSKRQAVEKSRDSKDVGKNVKTTKAEGAKETESTLPKKQEKGISKDPEISQSTCSSDQEMVTVSDTETEGKPANAESTAEQKPPSSEKEPGKKPCSSPPKESKCENVPSPEKKTTGSVAPLAAESTPQVAAVVVAAQPPASKSTPQAAAAAAAVPSTSKSTPQAAAVAAAVPSTSKSTPQAVVLAAAVPVTTKSTPQTAMVAAAVPPTTKSTPQAAAAATAVPPTTKSTPQTSAALLSSKTQVGAPASVSKNGAQVSSSLLLAPKSGTQVGTSLLLASKGPAKVSSPLLASKSSAEVAASLLAARSGAQPGSSVLASKSSAQVAASLLAARSGAQQGPSRGGAQAGASQLASKSGLQAGESPAKALCKPLTSEDAKERQPFFNRLYKAVAWKLVAVGGFSPNVNHAELLNSSIQSVKATLDVAFVPLKELADLPQNKSSLENIVCELRCKSVYLGTGCGKNMENAKAVASREALKLFLKKKVIVKICKRKYKGSEIEDLVLLDEESKPSNLPPALRNPREIL from the exons ATGGCGGggaaggcggcggcggcggctgcggcgggcGAGCCCCTCGGGCGGACGGCGGAAGAAGCGGCCTGGGCGGAGACGCTGCGCGGGGCCTGCGAGCCTGAGCACCACTGGCGGTACCGCCGGGAGTTCCTGCTGCGCAACGTGGGGGAGCTGCCGGCGGCGGGCAGCGCCCAGCTGCAGCGCCTGGTGTCCCTCTCCATGGTGTGGGCCAACCACGTCTTCCTGGGATGCCG GTACCCGCCGCAGGTCATGGAGAGGGCGCTGGAAATGGCCGAAGGCATCCAAGTGACCAACGCGCCTGTCCACACCACGAGAGACGAACTGGTTGCCAAGGTGAAGAAAAGAGGCATATCAAGTAGCAATG AAGGGGTAGAGGAGCCCTCCAAGAGACAAGCTGTTGAAAAAAGCAGAGACTCTAAAGATGTTGGAAAGAATGTGAAAACAACCAAGGCAGAAGGAGCAAAGGAAACAGAGAGCACCTTGcccaaaaagcaggaaaaaggtATTAGCAAAGATCCAGAAATTTCCCAGTCAACTTGCAGTTCAGATCAAGAAATGGTCACAGTCTCAGacacagaaacagaaggaaaacctGCTAATGCTGAAAGTACTGCTGAGCAAAAGCCACCTTCATCTGAAAAAGAGCCAGGAAAGAAGCCTTGTTCAAGCCCACCCAAGGAAAGCAAGTGTGAAAATGTGCCATCACCTGAAAAGAAAACTACAGGAAGTGTAGCACCGCTGGCTGCTGAAAGCACCCCTCAGGTAGCAGCAGTGGTGGTGGCAGCACAGCCACCAGCTTCCAAAAGCaccccacaggcagcagctgcggcagcagcagtgccatcAACCTCCAAGAGCACCCCACAGGCAGCcgctgtggcagcagcagtgccatcAACCTCCAAGAGCACCCCACAGGCAGtagtgctggcagcagcagtgccagtgaCCACCAAGAGCACCCCACAGACAGCaatggtggcagcagcagtgccaccaacCACCAAGAGCaccccacaggcagcagcagcagcaacagcagtgcCACCAACCACCAAGAGCACCCCCCAAACAAGTGCTGCGTTGCTGTCTTCCAAAACCCAGGTGGGTGCCCCAGCATCAGTGTCCAAGAACGGTGCTCAGGTGAGCAGCTCACTGCTTCTGGCCCCCAAGAGTGGTACTCAGGTGGgcacctccctgctgctggcttcCAAAGGCCCAGCTAAGGTGAGCTCCCCGCTCCTGGCCTCTAAGAGCAGTGCAGAGGTAGCTGCCTCTTTGCTGGCCGCTCGGAGTGGTGCGCAGCCGGGATCCTCAGTGCTGGCTTCCAAGAGCAGCGCTCAGGTGGCTGCTTCGCTGCTGGCTGCTCGGAGTGGAGCTCAGCAAGGGCCCTCCCGAGGTGGAGCTCAGGCAGGTGCTTCCCAGCTGGCCTCCAAGAGTGGCTTGCAGGCAGGTGAAAGCCCTGCAAAGGCTTTGTGCAAACCGCTGACCAGCGAAGATGCGAAGGAAAGACAACCATTTTTCAACAGACTCTACAAAGCTGTAGCCTGGAAACTGGTTGCTGTTGGAGGCTTCAGTCCTAATGTAAATCATGCAGAACTTCTAAATTCATCTATTCAGTCTGTAAAAGCTACGTTAGATGTTGCTTTTGTTCCTCTGAAGGAACTTGCAGACTTGCCTCAAAATAAAAGCTCTCTAGAAAACATAGTTTGTGAACTGAGGTGCAAGTCTGTCTACTTGGGTACTGGCTGTggtaaaaatatggaaaatgcCAAAGCAGTGGCTTCAAGAGAAGCTTTGAAATTATTCCTCAAGAAGAAAGTTATTGTGAAgatctgtaaaagaaaatacaaaggtAGTGAAATTGAAGATTTGGTGCTTCTGGATGAAGAGTCAAAACCTTCAAATTTGCCTCCAGCTTTAAGAAATCCTCGTGAGATCTTGTAG